Proteins found in one Candidatus Methanosuratincola sp. genomic segment:
- a CDS encoding FumA C-terminus/TtdB family hydratase beta subunit translates to MGNAYTLRGRIGEEEVKRLKVGDTVFITGELFTMRDQAHLRALEILRGGGALPFDLHGGVIYHCGPLVKGGKVVSAGPTTSMRMEKSEGEIIARTGVRCIIGKGGMGANTLTALSRHCAVYAEYPGGAGALAAKSVVGIRGTYWRDLGDPEAVWELEVENFGPCFVTMDSQGMALRESLRKGKI, encoded by the coding sequence ATGGGAAATGCGTACACCCTGCGAGGAAGAATTGGGGAGGAGGAGGTAAAGCGGCTGAAGGTGGGGGACACAGTTTTCATCACGGGCGAGTTATTCACGATGAGGGACCAGGCACACCTGCGTGCGCTTGAGATACTCAGGGGGGGCGGGGCGCTGCCCTTCGATCTCCACGGGGGCGTGATATACCACTGCGGACCGCTTGTGAAGGGCGGTAAAGTCGTCTCGGCCGGTCCTACGACGAGCATGAGGATGGAGAAGAGCGAGGGGGAGATCATCGCAAGGACGGGTGTCAGGTGCATAATCGGAAAGGGCGGGATGGGCGCGAACACCCTGACCGCGCTCTCGAGGCACTGTGCGGTCTACGCGGAGTACCCCGGCGGCGCGGGTGCGCTTGCAGCCAAGTCGGTGGTCGGGATAAGGGGCACATACTGGCGGGACCTTGGGGATCCGGAGGCGGTCTGGGAGCTCGAGGTGGAGAACTTTGGGCCTTGCTTCGTGACGATGGACAGCCAAGGCATGGCCCTCAGGGAGTCCCTGAGGAAAGGCAAAATATGA
- the hxlA gene encoding 3-hexulose-6-phosphate synthase yields the protein MGGYMNRILRVDLTAGEISSEELDLDIAADFIGGRGYGAKILFDELKPGTDPLGPENKLVFMTGPLTGTAAPTSGRFSVSTRSPATGTIFDANSGGHFGVELKRAGYDGIIFEGRSSKPVYLSIINGEARLNDASSLWGLETGQTEDRLKQMVGDPFARVACIGPAGERLVKIAAIMNEKHRTAARGGVGAVMGSKNLKAIVVRGKAEIPLANRYAFMKEVKRTIQVLKGHPITGDGLARYGTSVLVHIINKAGIFPVRNYSTGVFEDAEKVSGEYMSKTILRGKKGCFACPIMCGRITQPRLPSGETIETEGPEYETVWALGPNCGISDLNAIAIANDLCNKLGVDTISMGQAVGFLMACADKGKVKPSDIGLDAKFGDAEALLKLIRMTAYREGIGDLLAEGTRDAAKKLEAEDFAIHVKGLELPAYDPRGVKGMALSYATSNRGGCHLRAFMIVPEILSMPRYLNPNTYDDKAVLTKVMQDVFAVLDSLVLCKYTTMALFSTLAFEPDFYARLLTCATGFYVDREEFYRIGERIYNIERLFNVREGFSRKDDVLPRRFTEVPMPDGPAKGETVDMDRLLNEYYAVRGWDYNGIPSSKKVLQLGLKPVYEGPQLQVAIDERYLKDAIPIAEKAYRGGAEIIEAGTPLIKSEGLNAVRSLRKACPNATILADLKTFDTGWLETELAVEAGADIVTVMGATDDYTISDAVGAARKYNVKVMVDLMNLKDPLSRALEVEKLGVDMVCMHVGISAQSREREVDQKIALVQNLARSLKIPVSVAGGIKLEVVPQMVKAGARVLVVGGAITKSANPEEATKRFVEAIRSTWDAMK from the coding sequence TGCCGCGGATTTCATAGGCGGCAGGGGTTATGGCGCCAAGATACTCTTCGACGAGCTGAAGCCCGGGACCGACCCGCTCGGTCCAGAGAACAAGCTCGTCTTCATGACCGGGCCCCTCACAGGGACGGCGGCCCCCACCTCAGGCAGGTTTTCCGTCTCCACGAGATCGCCTGCCACGGGGACCATCTTCGACGCCAACAGCGGGGGGCACTTCGGCGTAGAGCTCAAGCGGGCGGGCTATGACGGGATAATATTCGAAGGCAGGAGCAGCAAGCCGGTCTACCTGTCCATAATAAACGGCGAGGCCCGCCTGAACGACGCATCCTCGCTCTGGGGGCTCGAAACCGGTCAGACCGAGGACCGGCTCAAGCAGATGGTCGGGGATCCCTTCGCGAGGGTTGCGTGCATAGGTCCGGCCGGGGAGAGGCTCGTCAAAATCGCCGCGATAATGAACGAGAAGCACCGGACCGCGGCAAGAGGCGGCGTAGGCGCCGTGATGGGGTCCAAGAACCTAAAGGCAATCGTGGTCAGGGGAAAGGCCGAGATACCTCTAGCGAACCGTTATGCCTTCATGAAGGAGGTCAAGAGGACAATCCAGGTACTGAAGGGCCACCCGATTACGGGTGACGGCCTTGCCAGATACGGGACTTCCGTCCTCGTGCACATCATAAACAAGGCTGGGATCTTCCCCGTGAGGAACTACAGCACAGGCGTCTTCGAGGACGCCGAGAAGGTGAGCGGTGAGTACATGTCAAAGACCATACTCCGCGGAAAGAAGGGCTGCTTCGCCTGCCCGATCATGTGCGGGAGGATTACCCAGCCGCGCCTCCCGAGCGGTGAGACGATAGAGACGGAAGGGCCGGAGTACGAGACTGTATGGGCGCTCGGCCCGAACTGCGGTATCAGCGACCTGAATGCGATAGCGATCGCCAACGACCTCTGCAACAAGCTCGGCGTAGACACGATATCGATGGGCCAGGCCGTGGGGTTCCTCATGGCGTGCGCCGACAAGGGGAAGGTAAAGCCCTCCGACATAGGCTTGGACGCAAAGTTCGGGGACGCTGAAGCGCTCCTCAAGCTAATCAGAATGACGGCATACCGAGAGGGCATCGGCGACCTACTGGCCGAGGGCACCCGGGACGCGGCAAAGAAGCTCGAGGCCGAGGATTTCGCGATCCACGTCAAGGGGCTCGAGCTCCCTGCCTACGACCCGAGGGGGGTCAAGGGGATGGCCCTCTCGTACGCGACCTCGAACAGGGGAGGGTGCCACCTCAGGGCGTTCATGATAGTCCCGGAGATCCTGAGCATGCCGCGGTACCTGAACCCGAACACATACGATGACAAGGCCGTGCTCACAAAGGTGATGCAGGACGTCTTTGCGGTGCTGGACTCCCTCGTCCTCTGCAAGTACACGACGATGGCGCTCTTCAGCACACTCGCCTTCGAACCGGACTTCTACGCGCGGCTACTCACCTGCGCCACAGGCTTCTACGTGGACCGTGAGGAGTTCTACAGGATAGGTGAGCGGATCTACAACATAGAGCGGCTCTTCAACGTGAGGGAGGGCTTTAGCAGAAAGGACGACGTACTCCCGAGGAGGTTCACCGAGGTGCCTATGCCCGACGGCCCTGCCAAGGGCGAGACGGTCGACATGGATAGGTTATTAAATGAGTACTATGCAGTGAGAGGCTGGGACTACAACGGTATCCCGTCCAGCAAGAAGGTGCTCCAATTGGGTCTGAAGCCGGTATACGAAGGTCCTCAGCTCCAGGTGGCGATAGACGAGCGCTACCTCAAGGACGCCATACCTATAGCCGAGAAGGCATATCGCGGGGGCGCAGAGATAATCGAGGCAGGGACTCCGCTGATAAAGTCGGAGGGGCTAAACGCCGTGAGGTCTCTCAGGAAGGCGTGCCCCAACGCGACGATCCTGGCCGACCTCAAGACTTTCGACACCGGGTGGCTAGAGACCGAGCTAGCGGTCGAAGCGGGGGCCGACATCGTCACCGTGATGGGTGCAACCGACGACTATACGATCTCAGACGCGGTAGGCGCAGCAAGGAAGTACAACGTAAAGGTGATGGTCGATCTGATGAACCTCAAAGATCCTCTCTCAAGGGCGCTCGAGGTAGAGAAGCTCGGCGTTGACATGGTCTGCATGCACGTCGGCATAAGCGCGCAGTCGAGGGAGCGGGAGGTGGACCAGAAGATCGCACTCGTTCAGAACCTCGCCAGGAGCCTCAAGATCCCGGTCTCGGTTGCAGGTGGCATAAAACTCGAAGTTGTGCCCCAGATGGTCAAGGCAGGCGCGCGCGTCCTGGTCGTCGGGGGGGCAATTACAAAGTCGGCGAACCCCGAAGAGGCGACGAAGCGCTTCGTTGAGGCCATCAGGTCGACTTGGGATGCGATGAAGTAG
- the rqcH gene encoding ribosome rescue protein RqcH has protein sequence MTSLDILATVSELNSTLISARVENVYQVVGSLLVFRIHSHSAAHDLVFDPQRRLNLTRFRYPVPERPTPAAMNLRRYLADAKISRFEQLDFDRIAVMVLERGGEEYAAYFEVFGDGNLIITDKDGVIRFALHQKEMKDRVLKVGVRYSPPPKRGIEVTSDQVPIGELKTSKHPLSRALTRVFNLPSELVEEGLVRSGIPADRPSEGITEAEVAAFRSSVLSVLEEVRSGRLKPAIIDQGGRPVTVVPVEFMSIAGDRRNFQTFNEALDVYFGGLVLEQAGDRRKARVEEEIRGLEAIRSRQLDHITELEQRRAESLEKGKLIMANLTAVQSLVKRVLQERRSGKDWGSIRSLDGNIKEIDGAAGSLVYSLGGREVEIDFKASAADNAEYYFSESKEAARKLEGLRKALVETERKIEEARKGLLEIPKPTLLRAMKKEWYEKFRWMYSSDGFLVIGGKDATQNEVLVKKHLEPMDIFVHADLPGGSVVVVKSEGREIPDRTKAEAVAFAVVYSRAWRAGVGVADGYWVRPDQVTKAPPSGEYLGKGAFMIYGERNYVRNIPLEIQIGIILSDGEYKVIAGIGSFVSSRTDLWVGLRPGELEGRRLVMAIKDRLGRQAARDLKEKVAAVPESEILNALPPGGCALI, from the coding sequence ATGACATCCTTGGACATCCTCGCTACCGTTAGTGAACTCAACTCCACCTTAATAAGTGCTCGCGTTGAGAACGTCTATCAGGTCGTAGGGTCCCTGCTTGTATTCCGCATCCATTCCCATTCAGCAGCCCACGACTTGGTCTTCGACCCACAGCGGAGGCTCAACCTCACCCGCTTCAGGTACCCTGTCCCTGAGCGGCCCACCCCTGCCGCGATGAACCTCCGGAGATACCTGGCGGATGCCAAGATATCCCGGTTTGAACAGCTCGACTTTGACAGGATCGCCGTGATGGTATTGGAGAGAGGCGGTGAGGAGTATGCTGCGTATTTTGAGGTATTCGGAGACGGGAACCTCATAATCACGGACAAGGATGGTGTGATCAGGTTTGCCCTCCACCAGAAAGAGATGAAGGACAGGGTGCTTAAGGTCGGAGTGCGATACAGTCCGCCCCCGAAGCGGGGCATTGAGGTCACATCTGACCAGGTCCCCATCGGGGAGCTGAAGACCTCCAAGCACCCCCTCTCCAGGGCATTAACCCGGGTCTTCAACCTCCCCTCCGAGCTCGTCGAGGAGGGGCTCGTCAGGTCAGGCATACCCGCCGATCGACCCTCTGAGGGAATAACAGAGGCTGAGGTCGCAGCCTTCAGATCCTCCGTCCTCTCTGTGCTCGAGGAGGTCCGATCTGGGAGGCTCAAGCCCGCGATAATCGATCAGGGCGGAAGGCCGGTCACTGTGGTGCCTGTGGAGTTCATGTCGATAGCGGGAGACCGGCGGAATTTCCAGACATTCAACGAGGCGCTCGACGTCTACTTCGGGGGGCTGGTCCTCGAGCAGGCGGGAGACCGGCGGAAGGCGAGGGTCGAGGAGGAGATAAGGGGCCTCGAGGCGATCAGGTCAAGGCAGCTCGACCACATAACCGAGCTCGAGCAGCGGCGTGCCGAGTCGCTCGAGAAGGGGAAGCTCATCATGGCAAACCTGACCGCCGTCCAGTCGCTAGTCAAGCGCGTGCTGCAGGAGAGGCGATCAGGGAAGGACTGGGGGTCCATACGGTCTCTCGACGGCAACATAAAGGAGATAGACGGGGCGGCCGGCTCACTCGTCTACTCCCTCGGAGGGAGGGAGGTGGAGATCGACTTCAAGGCATCGGCTGCGGACAACGCCGAGTACTACTTCTCAGAGTCAAAGGAAGCTGCCCGGAAGCTCGAGGGACTCAGGAAGGCGCTCGTGGAGACGGAAAGGAAGATCGAAGAGGCGAGAAAGGGCCTCCTGGAGATCCCGAAACCGACTCTCCTGAGGGCGATGAAAAAGGAGTGGTACGAGAAGTTCCGCTGGATGTACTCTTCAGACGGCTTCCTGGTGATAGGGGGCAAGGACGCAACCCAGAATGAGGTGCTAGTAAAGAAGCACTTGGAACCCATGGACATCTTCGTCCACGCAGACCTCCCGGGGGGCTCTGTCGTTGTGGTAAAGTCCGAGGGGAGGGAGATCCCTGATAGGACAAAGGCAGAGGCCGTCGCGTTCGCAGTGGTGTACTCCCGGGCCTGGAGAGCCGGTGTGGGCGTCGCTGACGGGTACTGGGTGCGCCCGGACCAGGTCACAAAGGCCCCTCCTTCAGGGGAATACTTGGGAAAGGGCGCATTCATGATATACGGGGAAAGGAATTACGTGAGGAACATCCCCCTAGAGATACAGATAGGCATAATCCTCTCAGACGGTGAGTACAAGGTGATCGCGGGCATAGGCAGTTTTGTCAGTTCGAGAACTGACCTCTGGGTGGGTCTCAGGCCCGGTGAACTGGAGGGGAGGCGGCTGGTCATGGCCATCAAGGATCGCCTAGGGAGGCAGGCCGCCCGCGACTTGAAGGAGAAGGTCGCTGCAGTCCCAGAATCCGAAATACTGAACGCGCTTCCCCCAGGCGGATGCGCCTTGATTTGA
- a CDS encoding fumarate hydratase, translating into MRAEDIVEALRIMETDLPPDVEAALARCRDEEEGISREVLGTILENVRVARELGVPICQDTGSLVFFVEAKGSWSAICRAIREGVAMATESVPLRANIVNPFSRRNTGNNLGRGNPMIHIEACTDPEMERVGILAKGAGSENVSAATMLDPDQSVAGIKEFVVEAVRKAGAKPCPPIIVGVGVGGSLDEAALLSKRALMRRLDEPPEDPFAGALEAALLKEINSLGIGPMGFGGRNTALGVRLETADCHTASLPVAVSIQCWALRRIFLEAEGGMVKIAR; encoded by the coding sequence ATGAGGGCCGAGGACATAGTCGAGGCATTAAGGATCATGGAGACCGACCTGCCCCCTGACGTCGAGGCGGCGCTCGCCAGGTGCCGGGACGAGGAGGAAGGGATCAGCAGGGAGGTTCTGGGGACCATACTCGAGAACGTGAGGGTCGCGAGGGAGCTCGGGGTCCCGATCTGCCAGGATACAGGGAGCCTGGTCTTCTTTGTTGAGGCCAAGGGCTCTTGGAGTGCAATTTGCAGGGCCATCAGGGAGGGGGTTGCAATGGCGACCGAGTCTGTCCCCCTGAGGGCGAACATAGTCAACCCGTTCTCAAGGAGAAACACGGGTAACAACCTGGGGAGGGGCAACCCCATGATACACATTGAGGCCTGCACGGACCCGGAAATGGAGAGGGTGGGCATACTCGCAAAGGGGGCGGGGTCGGAGAACGTCAGCGCCGCTACGATGCTTGACCCAGACCAGTCGGTGGCAGGGATAAAGGAGTTCGTCGTCGAGGCAGTCAGGAAGGCGGGAGCGAAGCCCTGCCCTCCAATCATAGTGGGTGTCGGCGTAGGGGGAAGCCTCGATGAGGCAGCGCTGCTGAGCAAGCGTGCCCTGATGAGAAGGCTCGATGAGCCGCCGGAGGATCCCTTTGCAGGAGCCCTCGAGGCCGCGCTCCTGAAGGAGATCAACTCGCTCGGGATTGGCCCGATGGGTTTCGGCGGCAGGAACACGGCGCTCGGGGTCAGGCTGGAGACTGCGGACTGCCACACAGCAAGCCTCCCCGTCGCGGTGAGCATACAGTGCTGGGCGCTCAGGAGGATCTTTCTTGAGGCTGAAGGCGGGATGGTCAAGATAGCGAGGTGA